CGGCGGCCCGACGGAGCGTCTCGAGTTCGAGGTCGTCCTTCCGGATCCGGAGGTCCTCGAGGACGGCACTCGCGAGGCCGAACTCGGCGTCGGGCAGGAGCGTCCGCAGGTCCTGCGTGAACGTCGCCCACATGCGATCGTCGACGAGGACGGTCGGCCCGCGTTTCGCACTCGAGTCGTTGTCTTCACTCGCGTGTGCGCGTGCACCGTCGACGTCGACGTATCCCTCCAGCGTCCGCGCGACCGTCTCGAGCGGGTCCTCGTCGTCGACCCACAGGCGCACCTCGAGGGTCGACGGCGGGAGCGCAGCCAGTTGGAACTCGTACATCGCGGGTGCGACGAGCGTCGGGTCGGCGTCCGTCCCAGCGCGGGGCACGAACAGCAGCAGGTGCCGTTCGGACGGCGATTCTTCGAAGCCCGTGAGGTAGGTCAGGTTCGGACTCGGGAAACAGACCGCGAGGTCGGCGTCCGCCTCCTCGAGACGGCGCCGGCAGGCGGCGAGTCGCTGGTCGAACGGAGCGTTCATGGCCGGACCATCGTTCGACTGCCGGAAGTACGTTTAGGGACCGAACCGCGGCCGGAACCGACGGACGGAATCGCGTGCGCGGAGGGAGTGCTCACGGCGCGCCGCTGGCGGCCGTCGGCCGACACAGTCGTGAGGGTCGTGAACCGTCGATTACCGCGATCAGAAACGGATACGTAGTGCCTATAGCAGCCGTTATAGTCTGCGAGCCGAACGGACGGGTTCGGAGACGTATCGCGACGGGTCATTAAACCCCCATGCGTTCGCAGGCCGCGAATCAACCCGTCGGCGGACTGTGAATACGCAGCGAATGCGATTCCCTGAAGAGCGTTTGTCGTCGACGAATTCGTACCGGGGTCAGGTCGGCGCCGGCGGAGGCGGTCGGGCGACCGAGGAGACCCGATCGGACGGCCCCAACTGTCCCGGTTCGCTGATCGTCGTTTCGAACCGGCAGCCGTACCGTCACGAGTACGAGCGCGACGGCGACGGCGGTGACGACGGTGACGACGAGAGCGATCGATCCGTCACCGTCGACGAACCGGCCGGCGGACTGACGGCGGGACTCGATCCCGTCGTCCGGGAGGTCGACGGCACCTGGATCGCCTGGGGGGACGGCGACGCCGACTTCGACGTCGCGGACGAGGACCACTGCGTCGAGGTTCCGCCCGGCGAGGAAGCGTACACGCTGCGCCGGATCGACCTCTCCGAGGAGGCGGTCGAGTCGTACTACTACGGCTTCAGCAACCGCGTCCTCTGGCCGCTCTGTCACGGCTTCGGCGACCTCGTCGAGCACCGGTCGAACGACTTCGACTGGTACCGCACCGTCAACGAGCGGTTCGCCGACGCGGTCGTCGAGCACGCGGCCGAGGATTCGGTCGTCTGGCTGCAGGACTACCACTTCGCGCTCGCGCCGCGACTGATCCGCGAGGGCGTCCCCGCGTCGACGACCGTCGCCCAGTTCTGGCACATCCCGTGGCCGGCCCCCGAGACCTTCCAGCAGTGTCCCGCCGCCGGCCACGTTCTCGAGGGACTGCTCGGGAACGATCTGCTCGGCTTTCACGTCGACTGGTACGCGAACACGTTCCTTGACTGCGTCGAGCAGTACTTCCCGTCAGCCACCGTCGATCGCCGTGAGCGGACTGTTCGCTACGACGGACACACGACGCGCGTCGTCGCGACGCCGATGGGTGTCGACGCCGACAGGTACGATCGCGACGCCCGCTCGGTCGGGCGGGCGCAACTCGCCGAGATCCGCGAGGCGTTCGGGATTCCGGACGACACCGTCCTCGGACTCGGCGTCGATCGCCTCGACTACGCGAAGGGGATCCCCGAGCGGTTCGCCGCGCTCGAGCGGTTCTTCGAGCGGAACCCGGACTGGCGCGGCGAGTTCACCTTCGTCCAGAAGTCCACGCCGTCGCGGACGGACATTCCGACCTACCAGCAGTACGGCGACCACGTCCGCAGCGAAGCCGAGCGGATCAACCGCCGGTTCGGCACCGACGACTGGCAGCCGATCGTCTACACCGAGGACTACGTCGAGCACGAGGCGCTCTGTGCGCTGTACCGCTACGCGGACGTGATGGTCGTCAGCTCGCTGGCCGACGGGATGAACCTGGTCGCCCAGGAGTACGTCGCCGCGAACGTCGACGGCGACGGCACGCTGCTGCTGAGCGACCGGGCGGGCGCCCACGAGCGACTCGGCACCCACGCGCTCACGATCGATCCGACCGACGCCGACGGGACGGCCGCCCAGCTCGAGCGGGCGCTCTCGATGCCGACGCACGAACGGCGCCAGCGCATGCAGACCCTGCGGACCCGCGTGTTCGATCACGACCTCGAGGGGTGGATGGACGCACAGTTCGACTGGATTCGCCGCGTTCACGGCGAAAAATCGACGGCTACCGATTCGAACGAGGACGACGACCGCGACTCCCACGAATGGACGCAAACGGCATAATACACCGCGCCGACGCCGACGACCGACCGCGCCCCCGATCGATGACGACCGACGATACCGTACCGGACCCGCTCGAGGAACAGCTCCCGGCCGTTCGGACGGCGCTCGCGGAGGCCTCGCGGCTGCTGGCGTGTCTGGACTTCGACGGCACGCTCGCACCGATCGTCGACGAGCCAGACGCGGCGGCGCCGACGCCGGCGAACGAAGCCGCGGTCGAGACCCTCGCGGACGAACCGGCGGTCACGACCGCGGTCATCAGCGGCCGCGCGCTGGCCGACGTCCGCGAGCGCGTCGACGGCCCGTCGATCTACGCCGGCAACCACGGCCTCGAACTCGAGCGGCGGGGCTCGGTCGCCGTCCACCCGGTCGCCCGCAAGCGGGCGACGCGGATCGAGCGCGCGTGCGAGGCGCTCGAGACGGTCCTCGAGCCGATTCCCAACGCCCGTATCGAGGATAAACGGCTAACTGCGACGGTCCACGTTCGGTCCGTACCGCCGGCCGCCGAGCCCGTCGTCGAACGCCGGACGCGCGAGATCGTCGACCGATTCGGCGGCGACGAACTCGAGATTTCGGGCGGAAAACAGATCCTCGAGATCGAGCCGTCGATTCCGTGGGGCAAGGGGAACGCCCTCGAGTTGATCGACGCGGAACTGCCCGACGACACGGTGGCGCTCTACATCGGCGACGACACCACCGACGAATCCGCGTTTCGGGCCGTCGAACCCGACGGCTTCGGCGTTCTGGTCGGCGACGACGAACCGTCGGCGGCCTCCGCACGGGTCGCGTCGCCGGCGGAGGTGGCCTCGTTTCTGGAGTGGCTCGGCGAGACGGGAGTCGAACTGCTCGCGGAGTGATCGACGGGAAGCGCCACCGGGGACGCGAAAACGACAGGGGCAGGCCGGACACGATCAGGGCGAGTGGGGGACGTTCATCGCCGTCGCGTCGGGGGTCCGGGAGAACCGCCGTGATCGTGCCCACGCAAACGATCAGTACCCCGATCAATAATTCTTCCGATGGTAATAACCAATAGACCCGGGCGAGGGAGCCGAAAGTATTAGTTACCACTGGAAATATAGTAGGAACTACGAGAGTGAACTAGAGTGAAGCTACGTCAACCAACTGACTTCCTGATCCTCGAGGCCCTCGAGGACAAGGGACGAAACGTCGCGACGAACCTCGCGGAGCACACGGGGAAGAGTCGGAAGAACATCAACACCAGGCTGCCGGTGCTCGAGGACTACGGGCTCGTCGAGAAGATCGGCCCGGCCGAGCGATCCGGCCTCTACGAGATCACCTCGATGGGGAAGGCGGCGCTGGTCTACCGCGACCAGTACGACGAGGTCGACGACTTCGAGTCCCTCATCGAGGGACCGAGCGCCGGCGACGTCGAGGTCGAGGGCGACGCCAACGCGCAGGCGGAGTTCGCGCGCGGCGAGTCCGAAGACGACGACGAGTAACCTAACGGACCGACGCGGTTTCGTTTTCTGCGTTTGCCGTCGCTGTAATTGCAGTAGTCGAGAGCGACGCAGTACTGGAGGGTTCGCGGAGCAATCAGGATTGGCGCCACGTATTCGCGATCCGAGATCGGCCGGCAACGGTCGCTAGCTCCCGGCGTGCACACGACGAGAAGGCGAAACTCAGCGCGCGCTCGCGACCGGTCGGATCCGGATAGTCGATCCCGCACCGCGAGCGATCGGTCTCACGGTCGGGACCGAACGCGTACGCGCTTATCATCGGCGTTGCGACGACGGCGTCGCCGTCTCGGAACGCGACGCCGTGTTCGTGTCTGAGACCGAGCGCGTGGCCCACCTCGTGGACGAGCACCTGCATCGTCCGCGTCGCGTCCGTCAGCGGCGCGATCCGGCGCGGGTCCGGTTCCGCACTCGGTTCGCTGTCGCCGCCGTCGCCACCGAACAGGTCGTCGAACGGCTCGAGGTCGTCGATGTGTCGGGCGCCGCCGACCGACGCGACGCGCGGCAGGCCGTAGCCGGTCGGCGCGCGGGTCATCGCCCCGTCCGTAACGAGCAGGTTGACGTCGGCGGCCGGCCGGAGATCGCGCGCGCCGATCGCCCCCGCGGCGACCGCCAGCGGCCACTCGCCGCGGCGCGTGACCTGCGCGCCGTCTTCGGTCGACACCGGAACGGTCCCGCCGATCGACAGGTCGACCGTCCAGAACCCCAACTCGAGGATCCGACCGAGGTACTCGCGGATACGAGTCGGGACGTCGTCGTAGTCGGCCGCCCGGTCCGAGAACCAGACGCG
The DNA window shown above is from Halopiger xanaduensis SH-6 and carries:
- a CDS encoding alpha,alpha-trehalose-phosphate synthase (UDP-forming) gives rise to the protein MRFPEERLSSTNSYRGQVGAGGGGRATEETRSDGPNCPGSLIVVSNRQPYRHEYERDGDGGDDGDDESDRSVTVDEPAGGLTAGLDPVVREVDGTWIAWGDGDADFDVADEDHCVEVPPGEEAYTLRRIDLSEEAVESYYYGFSNRVLWPLCHGFGDLVEHRSNDFDWYRTVNERFADAVVEHAAEDSVVWLQDYHFALAPRLIREGVPASTTVAQFWHIPWPAPETFQQCPAAGHVLEGLLGNDLLGFHVDWYANTFLDCVEQYFPSATVDRRERTVRYDGHTTRVVATPMGVDADRYDRDARSVGRAQLAEIREAFGIPDDTVLGLGVDRLDYAKGIPERFAALERFFERNPDWRGEFTFVQKSTPSRTDIPTYQQYGDHVRSEAERINRRFGTDDWQPIVYTEDYVEHEALCALYRYADVMVVSSLADGMNLVAQEYVAANVDGDGTLLLSDRAGAHERLGTHALTIDPTDADGTAAQLERALSMPTHERRQRMQTLRTRVFDHDLEGWMDAQFDWIRRVHGEKSTATDSNEDDDRDSHEWTQTA
- the otsB gene encoding trehalose-phosphatase: MTTDDTVPDPLEEQLPAVRTALAEASRLLACLDFDGTLAPIVDEPDAAAPTPANEAAVETLADEPAVTTAVISGRALADVRERVDGPSIYAGNHGLELERRGSVAVHPVARKRATRIERACEALETVLEPIPNARIEDKRLTATVHVRSVPPAAEPVVERRTREIVDRFGGDELEISGGKQILEIEPSIPWGKGNALELIDAELPDDTVALYIGDDTTDESAFRAVEPDGFGVLVGDDEPSAASARVASPAEVASFLEWLGETGVELLAE
- a CDS encoding winged helix-turn-helix domain-containing protein, whose product is MKLRQPTDFLILEALEDKGRNVATNLAEHTGKSRKNINTRLPVLEDYGLVEKIGPAERSGLYEITSMGKAALVYRDQYDEVDDFESLIEGPSAGDVEVEGDANAQAEFARGESEDDDE
- a CDS encoding peptidase M10, with the translated sequence MNRRAFLGAVGSVASLGTLAYATRAGGETLEVRVWFSDRAADYDDVPTRIREYLGRILELGFWTVDLSIGGTVPVSTEDGAQVTRRGEWPLAVAAGAIGARDLRPAADVNLLVTDGAMTRAPTGYGLPRVASVGGARHIDDLEPFDDLFGGDGGDSEPSAEPDPRRIAPLTDATRTMQVLVHEVGHALGLRHEHGVAFRDGDAVVATPMISAYAFGPDRETDRSRCGIDYPDPTGRERALSFAFSSCARRELATVAGRSRIANTWRQS